Proteins from a genomic interval of Bacteroidia bacterium:
- the murC gene encoding UDP-N-acetylmuramate--L-alanine ligase, translating to MELKNIHTFYFLGIGGIGMSALARYFNAAGNKIYGYDKTATKLTDELISEDIDIHFESDVKFISNHFDSQKRSEILIVYTPAVPKDFAELIYFKEHNFELVKRSELLGLITKNAFTIAVAGTHGKTTTSSLIAHILKTANIDCTAFLGGITQNYNTNLLLSSSLKTENKSTSKEAIVVVEADEYDRSFLTLHPNVAVITSVDADHLDIYGDVKEMEESYALFANQINAEGVLITKKNVQEKIQYANAVLTYSVNDKTDYYTKNLSLEKGFYSYDVVCQNQTIENITLGIHGKHNVENSIAAVAAARQLKISDVDIKKALSTFKGVKRRFEYIIQTEKLIFIDDYAHHPEELKACINSVKAIYPDKKITGVFQPHLYSRTRDFAEEFAKSLSLLDEVILLEIYPARELPMEGVTSKMLLDKINVLQKNIFSKAELVNEIEKRKPEVLLTLGAGDIDMLIEPIKKRLLKN from the coding sequence ATGGAATTAAAAAATATACATACATTTTATTTTCTGGGTATCGGAGGCATTGGTATGAGTGCTTTGGCGCGTTATTTTAATGCGGCAGGAAATAAAATTTATGGATATGATAAAACGGCTACAAAATTAACGGACGAATTAATTTCAGAAGACATTGATATTCATTTTGAAAGTGATGTGAAATTTATTTCCAATCATTTTGATTCGCAGAAACGTTCTGAAATTTTAATTGTGTATACACCAGCTGTTCCGAAAGATTTTGCAGAATTAATTTATTTCAAAGAACACAATTTTGAATTAGTAAAACGTTCGGAATTATTGGGTTTAATTACGAAAAACGCATTCACGATTGCAGTTGCTGGTACGCATGGAAAAACAACGACTTCCTCACTTATCGCACATATTTTAAAAACAGCAAACATTGATTGTACGGCATTTCTGGGAGGCATCACACAAAATTACAATACCAATTTATTGTTGAGTTCTTCTTTAAAAACAGAAAATAAATCCACTTCGAAAGAGGCGATTGTGGTGGTAGAAGCGGATGAATACGATCGTTCGTTTTTAACCTTGCATCCGAATGTGGCAGTGATTACTTCTGTAGATGCAGACCATTTGGATATTTACGGAGATGTGAAAGAGATGGAAGAATCGTATGCGCTTTTTGCGAACCAAATAAATGCAGAAGGCGTTTTGATTACGAAGAAAAATGTGCAAGAAAAGATTCAATATGCAAATGCTGTTCTGACATATTCTGTGAATGATAAAACAGATTATTACACAAAAAACTTGTCTCTCGAAAAAGGATTTTATTCGTATGATGTCGTTTGTCAAAATCAAACAATTGAAAACATAACATTGGGAATTCACGGAAAACATAATGTTGAGAATTCAATAGCGGCGGTTGCTGCAGCACGTCAATTAAAAATTAGTGATGTTGATATCAAAAAAGCATTGAGCACTTTTAAAGGTGTAAAAAGACGTTTCGAATATATTATCCAAACTGAAAAATTAATTTTCATTGACGACTATGCGCATCATCCGGAAGAGCTGAAAGCGTGCATTAATTCTGTGAAAGCGATTTATCCGGATAAAAAAATAACGGGCGTTTTTCAACCGCATTTGTATTCGCGTACACGCGATTTTGCGGAAGAATTTGCAAAAAGTCTTTCCTTATTGGACGAAGTGATTCTCTTAGAAATCTATCCAGCACGGGAATTACCGATGGAAGGTGTTACGTCGAAAATGTTGTTAGACAAAATAAATGTGCTTCAAAAAAATATTTTTTCGAAAGCAGAATTAGTAAACGAAATAGAAAAAAGAAAACCAGAAGTGCTTTTAACATTGGGCGCGGGAGATATCGACATGTTAATAGAACCAATTAAAAAAAGACTCTTGAAAAATTAA